The genomic interval GGACTTGATGCCCCAGTCCAGCCTGCCGCCCTGCACCGTACGGCTGGCCGCCTCGACAGCAGTGGCTGGGAGAAGGGCTCCCAGCAGGGCCGCGAGAAGTGCGACGGCGAACGCGCGCGCCTGTCTGGACGGCAGCATCAGGATCCCTCCGAGGGCTGGCAAGCGAGGTAAGGCTAACCTAAGCTATCCCCCACCTGGTCCGGAACCCTCCGGTCCCTGGAACCTCACTAGGACGGTGTCTTCAGTGCGTGTGCGTGTACTGATGTCCGTGCTCGCCCTGGCCGTTGCCGTCACCGGATGCGGCGGTACGTCCGACTCGCCGGACGCATCTCCCGCCGACCGAGCGGCCTCGGCCGACCGCGTCGAACCGCTCGCGAGCGTGCCGAAATCCCGACTGCCCGTCAGCGTGCGGTCGGCGGACGGCAAACAGGTGCGGGTCACTTCCACCGACCGGATCGTGCCGCTGACCGGCAGCCTGAGCGAGATCGTCTTCACGCTCGGCCTCGGCAAGCGGGTCGTCGCGCGCGACATCACCGCGACCTTCGAACAGGCCGAAGACCTGCCCGTGGTGACACGTGCGCACGACGTCTCGGCGGAGAGCGTGCTGTCGCTCAGGCCGACCGTCGTCCTCGCCGACACCTCCACCGGCCCCGCCGAAGCCATCGGCCAGATCCGGGACGCAGGCATCCCCGTCGTGGTCGTCGAGCCCGCCAAGAGCCTCGACGACATCGGGCCGCGTATCGACGCGGTGGCGGGCGCGCTGGGCGTCGGGGCCGCCGGTGACGAGCTGAAGGAGCGGACCCGGGAGCGTATCGCCGCCGTACGGAAGGACATTCCGGAGGCGGGCGCGAAGGGCGGCGAGAAGCCGCGCGTCGCGTTCCTCTATCTGCGGGGCACGGCTTCGGTCTACCTGCTCGGCGGGCGTGAGTCCGGTGCGAGTTCGCTGCTGGAGGCGGCGGGTGCGGTCGACGCGGGCAAGGAATCGGGGCTGGAGAAGGACTTCACCGCGATCACCAGCGAGGCGCTGGCGAAGGCCGCGCCCGACGCGATCCTGGTGATGAAGAAGGGACTGGCCTCGGTCGACGGCATCGAAGGACTGGTGAAGATTCCGGGCGTTGCCGAGACACCGGCCGGTCTGGACCGACGCGTCGTCTCGATCGACGACGGCGTACTCCTCAACTACGGTCCGCGCACCGACCAGGTTCTGCGCTCGCTCGTCGAGCAGCTCTACGGGAGCGGGAACGGGAACGGGAACGGGAAGTGACTGTGAGAGCTTCTCCTGCGGTGGCGCATACGGTGGACGGTCAACCGGCGTCCACAGAGCCGCCGTCGGGCACCGCGCGCCGCCGCCGGGGCACCGCCTTCGTCCTCACCGCCGGGCTCGTCGCCGCGCTGCTCGTACTCTCGCTGCTCTC from Streptomyces spiramyceticus carries:
- a CDS encoding heme/hemin ABC transporter substrate-binding protein — protein: MSVLALAVAVTGCGGTSDSPDASPADRAASADRVEPLASVPKSRLPVSVRSADGKQVRVTSTDRIVPLTGSLSEIVFTLGLGKRVVARDITATFEQAEDLPVVTRAHDVSAESVLSLRPTVVLADTSTGPAEAIGQIRDAGIPVVVVEPAKSLDDIGPRIDAVAGALGVGAAGDELKERTRERIAAVRKDIPEAGAKGGEKPRVAFLYLRGTASVYLLGGRESGASSLLEAAGAVDAGKESGLEKDFTAITSEALAKAAPDAILVMKKGLASVDGIEGLVKIPGVAETPAGLDRRVVSIDDGVLLNYGPRTDQVLRSLVEQLYGSGNGNGNGK